In the Streptomyces sp. BHT-5-2 genome, one interval contains:
- a CDS encoding type I restriction endonuclease subunit R: MADHNEAVFEKEICEYLEARGWLYSVNDHDGGEYDRERALFPADLFAWLEATQKPAYEKALKAAGSQAKFLDVLAAALDKPLEHGGGTLNILRNGVQYIGGGRLKMAQFRPETSLNSTTVSHYESMRVRVVRQVHFSTADQRTIDLVFFVNGLPVATVELKTDFTQSLDEAINQYKHDRNPLTNGRPEPLLSFGHRALVHFAVSNGLAAMTTKLEGDKTHFLPFNIGFDSGAGNPPGADDGSATAYLWERVWEKHAWLNVIGRLMIVQTKEEWDVTTGTSVRRTSMLFPRFHQWEAVTSIVAAVKEEGVGHRYLIEHSAGSGKTNTIAWTAHGLARLHDADDKKVFDSVIVVVDRTVLDSQLQDAIRQIDGNKKIVATISPEDVRKAGAKSKSGLLAQALKNGELIIAVTVQTFPHALEEIRTDAGLKGKRFAVIADEAHSSQSGQISSKLKQVLTAEEVKEIEEGGEVDVESVLASEMTERAESENISYFAFTATPKNKTLELFGRKGPDGKPHEFHLYSMKQAIEEGYILDVLKGYQSYDTALQIAGKAEAGDGGEVEEAAARKGLMRWVQLHPTNVSQKVQIVVEHFHANVAYLLEGKAKAMVVTDSRKSAVKYKLAIDAYIAKRRAEDASYNYRTLVAFSGGVTMPEDETWHSDWGPQPSKDDEFTEANMNPGAGADLAAAFKGDTYKIMLVANKFQTGFDQPLLSAMYVDKKLSGVTAVQTLSRLNRTHRTAGGEQKRKTFVIDFANKPEDIKTAFEPYFKNATLETETDPYVVVHLANKLAQTGIYTEDDVRKVAELWVTRKGNNALSAAISPAQHDFRRRYARAIEEEDQVKLQELDLFRKDVSTYVRLYDFMSQIVDYGDPYMEMLSIFLRLLEKVIAESAWAADVDLSDVVLVGVKHNKAIPVDISLVGDGQLKGISAAGTGAKKDPKYVALQVVIDKMNDLFGAETFAASQIREFVQGLLQLLLADPNLVQQTKVNSKKQFLESQDFQAAVTEAVAENQDAHNTMADYFFTDGPAINSIIVALADAFYEAAVASHAVVPYAVAGSVVDIDVAPPALSAPPRCRAHLTLLDDNPTVGTPVHVTLKLIAEPQHPWARPGERPPLDIVAVPLSSAEVAPATMMYHPGDAESEQFRFTALEPGTHRIRFTLVHHDTGTVLQQVESDLSFTETKPSRSGNRQLRPRTGRA; encoded by the coding sequence ATGGCCGACCACAACGAGGCGGTCTTCGAGAAGGAGATCTGCGAGTACCTCGAGGCACGCGGCTGGCTGTACTCGGTGAACGATCACGACGGCGGCGAGTACGACCGCGAGCGGGCGCTGTTCCCGGCGGATCTGTTCGCGTGGCTGGAGGCGACGCAGAAGCCGGCGTACGAGAAGGCGCTGAAGGCGGCGGGGTCGCAGGCGAAGTTTCTTGACGTGCTGGCCGCAGCGTTGGACAAGCCCCTGGAACATGGTGGCGGGACGCTGAACATCCTGCGCAACGGGGTCCAGTACATCGGTGGCGGCCGGTTGAAGATGGCGCAGTTTCGTCCCGAGACCTCGCTCAACTCAACCACCGTGTCGCATTACGAGTCGATGCGGGTGCGGGTGGTGCGGCAGGTGCACTTCTCGACTGCCGACCAGCGCACCATCGATCTGGTGTTCTTCGTCAACGGGCTCCCGGTGGCCACGGTGGAGCTGAAGACCGACTTCACCCAGTCGCTGGACGAGGCGATCAACCAGTACAAGCATGACCGCAACCCGCTGACGAACGGGCGCCCGGAGCCGCTGCTGTCGTTCGGTCACCGGGCGCTGGTGCACTTCGCGGTCTCCAACGGCCTAGCGGCCATGACCACGAAGCTGGAGGGGGACAAGACCCACTTCCTTCCGTTCAACATCGGCTTCGACAGTGGTGCCGGCAACCCGCCTGGCGCGGACGATGGGTCGGCGACGGCGTACCTATGGGAACGCGTCTGGGAGAAGCACGCTTGGCTGAACGTCATCGGGCGGCTGATGATCGTGCAGACCAAGGAGGAGTGGGACGTCACCACCGGCACCTCCGTGCGACGTACGAGCATGCTCTTCCCGCGCTTCCACCAGTGGGAGGCCGTCACGAGCATTGTCGCCGCAGTGAAGGAGGAGGGTGTCGGGCACCGGTACTTGATCGAGCACTCGGCCGGGTCAGGGAAGACGAACACCATCGCCTGGACCGCCCACGGGCTGGCCCGACTACATGATGCCGACGACAAGAAGGTCTTCGACTCCGTCATCGTGGTCGTGGACCGTACCGTGCTCGACTCCCAGCTGCAGGATGCGATTCGGCAGATCGACGGGAACAAGAAGATTGTCGCGACGATCAGCCCCGAGGACGTTCGCAAGGCTGGCGCGAAGTCGAAGTCGGGTCTGCTGGCACAGGCGTTGAAGAACGGCGAGCTCATCATCGCGGTGACGGTGCAGACCTTCCCGCATGCGTTGGAAGAGATCCGGACCGACGCCGGCCTGAAGGGCAAGCGATTCGCCGTCATCGCCGATGAGGCGCACTCCTCCCAGTCGGGCCAGATCTCCTCGAAGCTGAAGCAGGTGCTGACAGCCGAGGAGGTCAAGGAGATCGAGGAGGGCGGCGAGGTCGATGTGGAGTCGGTGCTGGCTTCGGAGATGACCGAGCGGGCCGAATCGGAGAACATCTCCTACTTCGCTTTCACTGCGACGCCGAAGAACAAGACCCTTGAACTGTTCGGCCGCAAGGGGCCCGACGGGAAGCCGCACGAGTTCCACCTGTACTCGATGAAGCAGGCGATCGAGGAGGGCTACATCCTCGACGTACTCAAGGGCTATCAGTCCTACGACACTGCGCTGCAGATCGCCGGCAAGGCCGAGGCCGGTGACGGAGGCGAGGTCGAGGAGGCCGCCGCCCGCAAGGGGCTGATGAGGTGGGTTCAGCTCCACCCGACGAACGTCAGCCAGAAGGTGCAGATTGTCGTCGAGCACTTCCATGCCAACGTCGCCTACCTCCTCGAAGGCAAGGCGAAGGCGATGGTGGTGACCGACTCGCGCAAGTCCGCGGTGAAGTACAAGCTGGCGATAGATGCGTACATCGCCAAGCGCCGCGCCGAGGACGCCTCGTACAACTACCGCACCCTGGTCGCTTTTTCGGGCGGGGTGACGATGCCCGAGGACGAGACCTGGCACAGCGACTGGGGTCCGCAACCATCGAAGGACGACGAGTTCACCGAGGCCAATATGAACCCCGGTGCCGGGGCTGATCTGGCGGCCGCCTTCAAGGGCGACACGTACAAGATCATGCTGGTCGCCAACAAGTTCCAGACCGGCTTCGACCAGCCCTTGCTCTCGGCGATGTACGTCGACAAGAAGCTGTCGGGGGTCACCGCAGTGCAGACGCTCTCGCGTCTCAACCGTACCCACCGGACCGCTGGTGGGGAGCAGAAGCGTAAGACGTTCGTCATCGACTTCGCCAACAAGCCCGAGGACATCAAGACGGCCTTCGAGCCGTACTTCAAGAACGCGACTCTGGAGACCGAGACCGACCCGTATGTCGTCGTCCATCTGGCCAACAAGCTTGCCCAGACCGGGATCTACACCGAGGACGACGTCCGCAAGGTCGCCGAATTGTGGGTGACACGGAAGGGCAACAACGCTCTCTCGGCGGCGATCAGCCCGGCGCAGCACGACTTCCGGCGCCGCTACGCGCGGGCGATCGAGGAAGAAGACCAGGTAAAGCTTCAGGAGCTCGACCTGTTCCGAAAGGATGTCTCCACCTACGTACGGCTCTACGACTTCATGTCACAGATCGTCGACTACGGCGATCCCTACATGGAGATGCTCTCGATCTTCCTGCGCCTGTTGGAGAAGGTGATTGCCGAGTCCGCTTGGGCGGCCGACGTAGACCTCTCCGACGTGGTTTTGGTCGGGGTCAAGCACAACAAGGCGATCCCGGTCGACATCTCACTCGTGGGCGACGGGCAGCTGAAGGGCATCAGCGCCGCCGGTACGGGAGCGAAGAAGGATCCGAAGTACGTCGCACTTCAGGTCGTCATAGACAAGATGAACGACCTCTTCGGCGCCGAAACGTTCGCTGCTTCCCAGATCAGGGAGTTCGTACAGGGCCTCTTGCAACTGCTGCTCGCCGACCCGAACCTGGTCCAGCAAACCAAGGTGAACTCTAAGAAGCAGTTCCTGGAGTCGCAGGACTTCCAAGCCGCCGTCACGGAGGCAGTCGCAGAAAACCAAGACGCCCACAACACGATGGCCGACTACTTCTTCACCGACGGGCCAGCGATCAACTCGATCATCGTTGCCCTCGCGGATGCCTTCTACGAAGCAGCGGTCGCCTCCCATGCAGTCGTCCCCTATGCAGTCGCCGGCAGCGTGGTTGATATTGACGTGGCACCTCCGGCGCTTTCGGCACCGCCACGCTGCCGCGCGCATCTGACGCTCTTGGACGACAACCCCACTGTGGGGACTCCAGTACACGTGACACTGAAGCTGATTGCTGAGCCCCAGCATCCATGGGCCCGCCCGGGGGAGCGGCCCCCGCTGGACATCGTGGCAGTGCCGTTGAGCAGCGCGGAGGTTGCACCCGCCACGATGATGTACCACCCCGGAGACGCCGAATCCGAGCAGTTCCGCTTCACGGCCCTGGAGCCCGGCACACACCGGATCCGGTTCACCCTGGTACATCACGACACAGGCACCGTCTTGCAGCAGGTGGAGTCCGACCTGTCCTTCACGGAGACGAAGCCCAGTAGGTCGGGGAATAGACAGCTGCGGCCACGCACGGGGAGGGCCTGA